In Desulfobacter hydrogenophilus, the genomic stretch TTAGATGTGATCTCAGACATGCAGCCCCACCTGTACGGCAAAAAGGTGGCCATTGCCGGAGACCCGGATCAGGTCATCGCCCTGACCGAATTTCTGGTGACCATCGGCATGAAACCGGTTCACATCGTTACCGGCACCCCGGGCAAGGCCTTTACCAAGCGGATCAAGGAAGTTACGGCCCGGTTCGGAGACGAGATCAACGTCAAGAGTCCAAGCGACCTGTTCCACCTGCATCAGTTGATCAAAAACGAACCTGTGGACCTGCTCATCTGCAATACCTACGGCAAGTACATTGCCCGGGACGAGGACATTCCGTTTGTACGCCACGGATTCCCCATTCTGGACCGGGTCGGTCACTCCTACTTTCCCACCGTGGGATACAAAGGCGGGTTGCATTTCCTGGAAAAGATTTTGGGTGCCCTGATGGACCGCACGGACCGGGATGCACCGGAAGAACGTTTTGAACTGGTAGAGTAAATGACAGCAGTAAGTAAAGGATAAATAAAATGACCTCCATATCGGTACTCAAACAGCGGGAAAACCAGATCTACCAGAAGGGTAACCAGCCCTTTAAGATGGAATGTGAAACCAAGAGTCTGGCCGGCGCAGTCAGTCAGCGGGCCTGTGTATTCTGCGGCTCAAGGGTGGTGCTTTATCCCATCGCCGATGCCTTGCATCTGATTCACGGCCCCATCGGGTGTGCCTCCTATACCTGGGATATCAGAGGGGCCCAGTCTTCGGGCCCGGAGCTTCACCGGATGAGTTTTTCAACGGACCTGTCAGAGACCGATATTATCTATGGCGGAGAAAAAAAGCTGAAAAAGGCATTGCTGGAGCTGATTGAAAAATATTCGCCCAAAGCCGCCTTTATCTATTGTACGTGCATTGTGGGCATTATTGGTGATGACGTGGACGCGATCTGCCGCCAGGTGGAAGATCAGACCGGTATCCCTGTCATCGCTGTCCACTCCGAAGGATTTAAAGGCACCAAAAAAGACGGGTACAAGGCCGCCTGCGACGCCTTGTTCAGTCTGATCGAAAGAAATAAGGCCCCCCGGGTTACCCTTCCGGATTCCATCAATATTCTGGGTGAATTTAATATTGGCGGAGAGACATGGATCATAAAAAAATATTATGAATCCATGGGGGTCAAGGTGGTCTCTGTCATTACAGGTGACGGCCGGGTGGAAGAGGTCCAGCAGGCACGCAATGCCGCCCTGAACGTGGTCCAGTGTTCAGGGTCGGTTATCCACCTGGCAAAGCAGATGGAGAAAGACTACGGCATCCCTTATATACGGGTTTCCTATTTCGGCATTGAAGATACCTCGGATGCCCTGTACCAGGTGGCCGTGTTTTTTGACAAAAACCCCGAAATTCTTAAAAAAACCCAGGACATGATCAGAAAGGAAGTCCAGGCCATTGTCCCCCGCCTGGAAACCATGAAAAAAGACCTTGAAGGTAAAAAAGCCGCCATCTACGTAGGCGGCGCGTTCAAGGCATTTTCCATGATCAAGGCATTAAAAACCCTTGGCATGGAAGTGGTCCTGGCCGGATCCCAGACCGGTACCCAGGAAGATTATGAAGTGCTCAGGCAGATGTGTAACGAAGGCACCGTGATTTTAGACGACTCAAACCCGCTGGAGCTGGCCAAGTATTCCGTTGAAAAGGACGCAGACCTGTTCATCGGCGGGGTTAAGGAACGCCCCATTGCCTATAAGATGGGCATCGGGTTCTGCGACCATAACCATGAACGCAAAATTCCGTTGGTGGGATTTGAAGGCATGGTCAATTTTGCAAAAGAAGTACATGGAACCGTTACAAGCCCGGTATGGGATCTTGTACCCAGGCGGCAGAAACCGGCCGGAAAGGAAGGTGCGATATGACCCTGAAAAAACATAAAGATACACCATCATACACCGCGACCCAGAATGCATGCAAAATGTGCACACCCCTGGGGGCCACCCTGGTGTTCCAGGGAATTGAGGGCTGTGTGCCCCTGCTTCACGGCTCCCAGGGGTGCTCCACCTATATGCGGCGCTACCTGATCTCCCATTTCAAGGAGCCGGTGGATATTGCCTCATCCAACTTCACCGAGGAAACCGCCGTATTCGGCGGCGGGGCCAACCTGAAACTGGCCATTGAAAACGTGGCACGCCAGTATGCTCCGTCCATGATCGGGATCGCCACCACCTGCCTGTCCGAAACCATTGGTGATGATGTCCAGTTAATTTTAAACAGCATGGACAATCATATAAACGGTACGGCCCTGGTCCATGTTTCCACACCGGCTTACAGCGGCACCCATGTGGACGGATTTCACGGTGCCGTGGCCGCTGTTGTGGACCGCTTCAACCCGGTGGGCAAGAGAATCGTTTACCGGCCCAAGAAAAAGAAAAAAATCAATCTGTTTCCCGGCATGCTTTCCAACGAAGATCTGCGGCATTTAAAAGATATTTTTGAGGATTTTCATACCCCTGTCACCATTCTGCCCGATTATTCCGAACGGCTGGAAGGACCGTCATGGGAGGAATATCAGGCCATCCAGAAAGGTGGCACGTCCATTTCGGCCATTGAAAAGATGAATGTGGCCGTCCACACCCTGGAGTTTGGTGCCGTGCTGGCGCTGACTGCAGAAATGGGCCAGAAAACCGCGGGAGACATTTTAAGCAAACGCTTTGGTGTTCCCTGCACACGCCTTCCCATCCCTATCGGGGTAAAAGCCACGGATCGTTTTCTGGATACCCTGTCCCAGATTTCGGGCAGGCCCGTGCCTGAAAAGTATAGAAAAGAGAAATGGCGGCTGGTGGATGCCTATGTGGACGGCAATAAATATGTAGCGAAAAAACGGGCCCTGATTTACGGCGAAGAGGATTTTGTCGTGTCCATGGCCGGCTTTCTTGCCGAAGTGGGTATTATACCCGTGCTCTGCGCATCCGGCGGCAAAAGCAAAACATTTAAAAAAGCCCTTGAAGATACCCTGCCCGAAACCCTCATTGACCAGGTTGTCATCCAGAATGACATGGATTTTACCTGCATGGAAGAAACTGCCGCAGCCATGCCCGAAGACCTGCGGCCTGAAATTATCATCGGCAACTCCAAGGGATA encodes the following:
- the nifE gene encoding nitrogenase iron-molybdenum cofactor biosynthesis protein NifE, yielding MTSISVLKQRENQIYQKGNQPFKMECETKSLAGAVSQRACVFCGSRVVLYPIADALHLIHGPIGCASYTWDIRGAQSSGPELHRMSFSTDLSETDIIYGGEKKLKKALLELIEKYSPKAAFIYCTCIVGIIGDDVDAICRQVEDQTGIPVIAVHSEGFKGTKKDGYKAACDALFSLIERNKAPRVTLPDSINILGEFNIGGETWIIKKYYESMGVKVVSVITGDGRVEEVQQARNAALNVVQCSGSVIHLAKQMEKDYGIPYIRVSYFGIEDTSDALYQVAVFFDKNPEILKKTQDMIRKEVQAIVPRLETMKKDLEGKKAAIYVGGAFKAFSMIKALKTLGMEVVLAGSQTGTQEDYEVLRQMCNEGTVILDDSNPLELAKYSVEKDADLFIGGVKERPIAYKMGIGFCDHNHERKIPLVGFEGMVNFAKEVHGTVTSPVWDLVPRRQKPAGKEGAI
- a CDS encoding nitrogenase component 1; its protein translation is MTLKKHKDTPSYTATQNACKMCTPLGATLVFQGIEGCVPLLHGSQGCSTYMRRYLISHFKEPVDIASSNFTEETAVFGGGANLKLAIENVARQYAPSMIGIATTCLSETIGDDVQLILNSMDNHINGTALVHVSTPAYSGTHVDGFHGAVAAVVDRFNPVGKRIVYRPKKKKKINLFPGMLSNEDLRHLKDIFEDFHTPVTILPDYSERLEGPSWEEYQAIQKGGTSISAIEKMNVAVHTLEFGAVLALTAEMGQKTAGDILSKRFGVPCTRLPIPIGVKATDRFLDTLSQISGRPVPEKYRKEKWRLVDAYVDGNKYVAKKRALIYGEEDFVVSMAGFLAEVGIIPVLCASGGKSKTFKKALEDTLPETLIDQVVIQNDMDFTCMEETAAAMPEDLRPEIIIGNSKGYAMARRLKIPLVRVGFPIHDRVGGPRILHVGYKGAQQLFDNIVNTILTAKQTESRIGYSYM